The Lysobacterales bacterium sequence GTCCTGCATGCGCGAGATCATCTCCACCGACGCTGCGCCGGCGGCAATCGGCACCTATTCGCAGGCCGTGAGATGCGGCCAGACCGTGTACCTTTCGGGGCAAATCCCCCTCGACCCGGCGACCGGGCAACTGGTCGAGGGTGCGATTGAGGCGCACATCCGGCGCGTGTTCGATAACTTGCGTGCGCTGTGCCTCGCCGCCGGTGGCGACTTGCGGCACGTGGTCAAGCTGAATGTGTTCCTGACCGACCTGGCCAACTTCGGCGAGGTCAATCGCTTGATGGCCGAGTATTTCCGTGAGCCCTATCCGGCGCGTGCGGCGATCGGCGTCGCCGCGTTGCCGCGTGCGGCGCAGGTCGAGATGGACGCCATCGTCGTGCTGGACTGAGCCGCGGTGGGCGACGCTGCGTCGCGGCCATTGGCGGAATTGCGCGGTGTCGGAGCGGCAACCGCCACGGCGCTGGCACGGCTGTCGCTGCATCGTCTTTCGGACCTTTGGTTCCATTTACCGCTGCGCTACGAGGATCGCACTCGAATCACGCCGATCCGGGAACTCGGTGTTGGCGAAAGCGCGCAAGTCGAGGCTGTGGTCGAAAGCGTCGAGCGCGGCTTTCGTTTCCGGCCACTGCTGCGCGTGCTCGTGTCCGATTCCAGCCACGGCATGCTGACGCTGCGTTTCTTCCATTTCTCAAAGGCGCAGGCCGATGCGTTCATGCCCGGATTGCGGCTGCGCATCCACGGTGAAGTGCGCGAGGGCCCGGGAGGGCTCGAAATCGTGCACCCGCGTTACCAGCGAGTGCGGCCGGATACGCCACTCGAGGCCGCGCTGACGCCGGTCTACCCGGCGGGAGAAGGTGTCGGGCAGGCCACGTTGATCCGGCTCGCGCGGCTCGCGCTGGCAGCGCTGCCCGAAGACGACGTGCTCGACGTGGTGCCCGCTACGCTGCGCCGCAGTGCCGGCTGGCCGGCACTGGGTGCCGCGCTGCGGCTGGTGCATGCGCCGCCCGCAGATGCCGATATTGCGTCGCTGATCGCACGCACTCATCCGGCGCAGCAGCGATTGGCTTTCGATGAACTGCTCGCGCACCAGATCGGCATGCGTCGGCTGCGCCGTCATCTGCGCATGATTGCAGCGCCTCGCATCCGCCATGACCGGGCGCGGCGGCGGAGTTTCCTCGCAGCCTTGCCGTTCGCCCTGACGGCAGCACAACGACGCGTGCTCGCCGAGATCGACCGCGACCTGGCGGCGGACAAGGCGATGTTGCGCCTGGTGCAGGGTGACGTCGGTTCGGGCAAGACCGTGGTCGCCGCGTTGGCCGCGCTCGCTGCCGCCGACGCCGGCCAGCAGAGTGCGGTGATGGCACCGACCGAGCTGCTGGCAGAGCAGCATCTGCAGCAGTTCACGCGCTGGCTGCAGCCGTTCGGACTGCGCGTGGTCTGGCTTGCCGGCAAGGTCGCCGGCAAGGCGCGCAAGCAGGCGCTCGCCGAAATCGCGGCCGGGGCCGAAGTGGTCATCGGCACCCACGCGCTGATGCAGGAAGGCGTTCAATTCGCCAACCTCGGCCTTGCCATCATTGACGAGCAGCACCGCTTCGGCGTGCATCAGCGCTTGGCCCTGCGCAACAAGGGTCGCGATGGCGAGCGCACACCGCACCAGTTGGTCATGACCGCCACCCCGATTCCACGCACCCTGGCGATG is a genomic window containing:
- the recG gene encoding ATP-dependent DNA helicase RecG, with product MGDAASRPLAELRGVGAATATALARLSLHRLSDLWFHLPLRYEDRTRITPIRELGVGESAQVEAVVESVERGFRFRPLLRVLVSDSSHGMLTLRFFHFSKAQADAFMPGLRLRIHGEVREGPGGLEIVHPRYQRVRPDTPLEAALTPVYPAGEGVGQATLIRLARLALAALPEDDVLDVVPATLRRSAGWPALGAALRLVHAPPADADIASLIARTHPAQQRLAFDELLAHQIGMRRLRRHLRMIAAPRIRHDRARRRSFLAALPFALTAAQRRVLAEIDRDLAADKAMLRLVQGDVGSGKTVVAALAALAAADAGQQSAVMAPTELLAEQHLQQFTRWLQPFGLRVVWLAGKVAGKARKQALAEIAAGAEVVIGTHALMQEGVQFANLGLAIIDEQHRFGVHQRLALRNKGRDGERTPHQLVMTATPIPRTLAMAAYADLDVSVIDELPPGRTPVQTVAVSDARRDDVIERIRIACAEGRQAYWVCPLIEESEQLEAKAAQATYESLVLALPSLRIGLLHGRMKPREKQAVMEAFKSGELRLLVATTVIEVGVDVANASLMVIDNAERLGLAQLHQLRGRVGRGAAVSSCVLIWQPPLSPLARERIAVMRESNDGFRIAEKDLELRGPGDVVGTRQTGQLSLRVADLMRDAEVLPMVAQAADWLLEHDPRAADALVARWIGFAVEYAQA
- a CDS encoding RidA family protein, whose protein sequence is MREIISTDAAPAAIGTYSQAVRCGQTVYLSGQIPLDPATGQLVEGAIEAHIRRVFDNLRALCLAAGGDLRHVVKLNVFLTDLANFGEVNRLMAEYFREPYPARAAIGVAALPRAAQVEMDAIVVLD